The sequence AAGCGGGATTAtctttttttacaaaacttagtttattataaattataatttctatctatagttatatattttaagtttttatataattttatttaaataagcaTTGACATATCTTTCAtttgttttagtttattttaaaaagttaaaaactgaaacaaagtaATACATTGTCTATGTCTTGCTTTggtcaaattttgtttttacaattttttttatcataaatgaTAGAGCAGAGCAAAATATTAAGATCCAAAAAACCGAATCGAACCTGATCGGAAGAGTATTACTGAAGCTAAACCAAAATTGATCAATATGTGATTAGATATACAATTTAATATAGGAAGAAGTAGATTCAAACCCGACTCGAACCAAATATTTCGGATACCCtaaaatactcaaaacaccggaaatatttaaaaacatgttttctgtcataatttccaaataaatccaattttcttttattttagttttaaatatttatttttgcattatttaaatataaatttttatattatttaagttttggatttttagaatttaagatatattttaaattttcgattgcttacataatttaaatggatatccaaaccaaacccgcaatgTTAAGAATAAGGTTTAAATTTATAAGCTTTAAAATCTGAAATTTGAATAGACTCAAATCAAAGTCGAACGAATCCCGATTAAGATATATAAGATtatgtgttttatttatttaataataatataagattATGTGTTTAGTTTTTCTCCTAGtatatttaaagtttatattggtttatatatgaACTGCTTTTTTAACAAACCAACATAGTAGGATAGAGTTGCTATCCTAAATATTTCATCTTCCGATCAAAACTTGGTTTGATTATATGAATAGttgactaaattttttttttgcaaaatagcattcgttaaaatttaaaagatatgtATACAATTTAGCTTAATGTTAAGTGGTTAAATTTTGGGTCTATTATCTATGGGTCAGGATTGAAATTTGGAATatatgataatttattaataaaaactattttaaaaaatttctttgaaTGCTATCTTTTGAcagaaactaaaaataaaatatttatgagatttgCCATGTAATATTTGAAAGATAATTAGTTCCATTTACTTTCCTGAATTAGGCTTTATGTGAAAGATGATGAATTGCCAATAGAGATCCTACATGTAATATGTGTAATTTACGAGTTTTATAATGGTATGGACTTGCTACTTCTTTTTGCCCTGATAcatttcataatataatatatatataagaaagatATAATGTTTAAAACTCATAGCATATAACAAAAGATCAGTGTGATTAAACTGGCTGGTTTGATGATTGGCTGCAGATGGGCAGGCTTATTGATATTACTGGCGCTGTAGGTACTTGTTACCTTGGAGTAGCTCGGAATGCTCGAGTTATTGATGCAGTTGCTCAATCTCGCTGGAACATTCGAGGCCAGCGTAGTCGTCACTTTCATGCTTTATATGAGAGTATCCAGAATATTCAGGTGCCGCAGGAAGATCAGGGGAGGGATAAGGTTCTTTGGAAACATGCAGAGGACACTTATAAAGCGCAGTTCTCATCGGTTCGAACATGGGATCAGATACGTGTGAGAAAGGCCACTGTACCTTGGAGTAAATGTGTCTGGTTCACTCAAGGAGTCCCTAGATACTCCTTCATTGTCTGGCTGGCTGTTAAGAACATACTTTCTACAGGAGACCGTATGCGGACGTGGGGCATTCAGCAAGGGTGTGTGATGTGTGGTGAGTGGGATGAGACAAGGGATCACGTCTTCTTTGCTTGCCCTTACACATACTCTGTTTGGGATAGACTAGCAGGCAGTTTGTGTGGCAGAAGGATCAATCCAGACTGGTCGCTTACTCTGCAGTTTGTTACTAACAATAATCTTCAGCTTATGGATAAGATCCTACTGAAAATGGTGTTCCAGACTTGTGTTTACTATATGTGGAAGGAGAGTAATGAGCGCAGACACCAGAGAGGCTTTCGTACGGTGGACCAAGCTATCCGGATCGTTGATAAAGCCATACGGAACAGGATCAGCTCTCTTCGTTATGGGCCGGTTCACCGGTTTGCTGGACTGCTTCAACATTGGCTTGAAGTATTTGACAGGACATAGGTTTTTTCATAAAGTATTGCTTATTTGTATAGCCTACTCATATAGTTTCCATATTCTTTTGTAAATGCCTATTATTTTACTCTTatcaataaatttcacatttcatcaaaaaaaaactgattatgCAACCCAGCGTTATGTTTTATAGTGGCTATGATAAGATTAGTCCATTATAGGCTGATTTTGATTACCTGTTTTAGGGAATGTCTCAGATTTGAGGAAAAACAGTTATTTACACCTCTACTTTTCATTTAACGTCCAAACTAGGTGTTTAGTGCACCATGTGCAGTGATAAATAAacaagtttaaattatattaatagataacaaaattttcttattattttatattttattatgttctttttaatattttgatttaagtaaacataaaattatgataaaataaaaatgtttaaaaaatttatatttaaaaatagatatgtatatatttcaaattataatcttagatagaatttttatctatttctattggataaaatatattaaatcaagttggataaaattaataaaaaaaattgatataaaagttgtaaattttttaaagagTATAACCAaacaatatttctaaaatttatagatatataagaGAATCTAATAATATTgcgtttaaaaaaattctttaaaaaaattgtaacaaaaaaatgaaaatccttttctagtaataaaattgtataattgtaaaaatagaaataaataatatttccaATGATGAATAGAtttattattatgttatttaaTGTCATATTTGAATAGATTTACTTTAATGATGATCTATAATTAATACTATATTCTAAAGAGTTTaccataaatataaataatcattaaaTGTGTCCATGTCACATTTAGTTATAAGTCATGTAATCAATTTTAGTATGTTATGTTATATTTATCTAGCGAAAGTGATTGTAAAAATAACATGTGTTAAAATCACTTGGCAAATAATGTTTAGGGGATGGAAAAAAAAGTTGAGGTTTTGCAAGCCAAATTGTTCAAGGAAAGCAAAAATAAGAAACTAGGAAATTGGTTTGTGAAAAAGTACTCCTTAATTAGAAGTAATCAGCAGTAATATTAAGTAGATCTTTGCATGTCCACGTGTACAAAATCTAAATTTAGAacattctatttttatatattatatacttttgagattttctaaaacaatacatattttttcttaaacgaGCTAGATATAATTAAATGGTTTCTACGTTATCATCTTTACATTAGACCATTTCTAACTCACCTCTAtttttatctctatattttatttcaaaatagaaaaactctattataaagttggatttgctccaatgtatgcatttataatagagttcttctatttatagaggaaaatataaatatatgttattttcacCTTTAGATTTAGAGATAAAAAGTTACTTTCTTCcatattttctctaaaatagagaaattttattataaagacATACattgaattaattttaattCTAGAATAAAGATGTCTAGTgtagagaaaaatatagagatatacattggagatgctctaaaacaCTTCTTTTTACTTTGACATTTTCACATATCTAATATCTTCTCTGTTTGATCGTCTCCTCTATTATACTAGTTACGTTGGCCTACATAAATGGCTCGTAGTTTTACGGTGGTTATAGTGTTATTGACCATCGTGTGTCACCAACTCATGAGCACCAGTGCTGCCACTAATGCCGAAAACGGATGGGTCGATGCTCATGCCACTTTTTACGGGGGCAGGAAGGGTGAAGAAACTATGCGTATGTCTTTTTTATTTATCGAAATTTCTTTACTTCAGTTTCTTTTCACTTGTTAGAAATGCTAGTGagtaattcaaaattaaaatatatggtttagaagaagaaaaactgaATTTGTTGAAGGGGTATGTTTTATAAATCAAGCAACTTAAGAGCATATACAATGTATCATTTCATTTTTCGCATTTAAAAGAATAGTTCCATAATGGAACTGATAAgaataaaatagagtaaaaataaaataattatttcattttttgagtaatttcattttttacCACATTATGAAATGGAGAATGGAGTAGGATTGTAAGAGATTttgttcaaaattttattttagagtaaaaatagaATATAGTTGGAGATACAATCATTCGTGATTTGTGTGTGTGCATGcagttattttattattaatataacatatggTATTTCATTGGTCATTGGTCTGTTTATGTATCAACCAACGTAACCAGAAGGAGCGTGTGGATACGGCAGTCTCTTCGAGCAATCCTACGGCTTAGCGACAGCGGCTCTAAGCACAGCTTTGTTCAACAACGGAACCACGTGCGGTGCATGCTATGAGATCATATGCGTCAACGCTCCACAGTCATGCATCAAAGGAGCAAGACCTATACGCGTTACAGCTACTAACTGGTGCCCACCGAACTACAGAGATGGTAGTTGGTGCAATCCACCACGGAAACATTTCGATCTTTCGCTACCGATCTTTCTCAAGATCGCTAAGTACAAAGCAGGGATCGTTCCGGTGAAGTACAGGCGAGTTATGTGTCCGAAAAAGAGTGGTGTCAAGTTTCAGTTAGCTGGAAATCCTTATTTCTTGATGGTTACTGTTTTCAACGTTGGACGTGTGGGTGTTGTGGTTGAGGTTAAGGTGAAAGGTTCGAAGACTGGTTGGATTCAGATGACGAGGAATTGGGGACAGGTTTGGGATACGAATACGGTGTTAACCGGACAGAGTTTGTCGTTTTTGGTTGCTACAAGTGATGGGAAACGTTTAAAGTTTAATAATGTTGCTCCATCTAATTGGCAGTTTGATAAAACTTATGATGGCAAGATTAATTTTTAGTTGGAAAACTCCTTTGTTTTTAGTGTCTATCTTTAGGAAAAAATATTGTATCTTTAATGGTTTTAAATAGTgactaaaataattaataagaataattaatttatttccaGTCTTTACAATGTACACCATTCACAAagaatattttatacatacgGTTCCTTACAATAAGATTTTACTAGTCCATTAtatgttaattaattattaattatgactACATGCTTGAAAaagttttaaatgatatttaaaatggttgttttgtattttgtttttttcccgAAACgtcaaaatgaaataaaagtCTTTTATGCAACAAATTGGTGCCAATTTGTCCAAGaataaaaagttataaataGTAAATAGATGTCGCATGGACAAGTATTCCTTACAATAAGATTAGTAGTCctaattttcttcttctttctcgtcTTATATTCAGCTGATGCATCAATTTATAACTTAACTGCTATTCATATGGCATACAAAACAAGTaaattcaatttaaaaaataataataatcagtactcttaaacaatacaaaataaCATTAATTCCCACCAGAATCAAACATTTCAAAACATGAAAAGAGTATACAAAATCTTCAGTAAGCTTTCTCTAGCAGAACTTACAACAGTCTCATTCCAGGATCGGAATCCTTTGATCCATCATCTTGCTCTTTCTTTACCACATTAgatataagaaaacaaatagtCGAAAGCTTTTAGAATTCACACCTTTATAAGAAACTGAGTACAGTTTTGTTTCAACAACATTCCATGTAAGAAAATAGTCGAAAGATTTCGGGGTTTTCAGACCTTTTATTAAGAAATTGAGATTCCGGAAGAGATTCGAAGGTTAGAGTCAGCTCCTCCGCTCACTACACTGTCTCCTTTCCACCAGTCCGCACATAAAACCTTAACAAAACCAATATTTTGCACTGTTTGAGTAACGAAAAAGAAGTTaggagagagaagaaaagatCGTGTGCTGCTTTTACCTTATCCTTATGTGTGTCGATCACTGACAAAGGCCACTGCAAAATCAAGGAAGAATATTAGTTTCAAAGAAGGAAAACATCACATTATTAGGGAAAGGAGTGtatgcgtgtgtgtgtgtgtgttattaCAGCGGTTCTGAGATCCCAGAGCATGATTTTGCCATCATAGGAAGCTGAGAGCAAGTGAAACCAAGAGCTTTCGTGCCATTTACAGGCGGATATCCACGACGAATGTGAAGAGAACTGAAACACGGGAGCAGATGTTCCTACAGAAACGCAGAGAGTTAAATCAACCGTGTAATTAAATTGTTAGAGTTTATGAATCTTGTGTATGTTCTTATTATAGATTTCTCACCAGGCTTACGAGGATCCCATACTCTAAGAACTGGATCTGAACCACCACCAGCTACAAGTGCAGAACCTTCACCGCCAACATCAACCGTGTTGAGCGCTTTTCCACAGTACAAGTTCAGAGTATCTTTCCCTGTTGGAACATCCCATCTCCTTACAGAATGGTCCCATGAACAGGAATAAATCACATCTTCCTCTGGCCAAACAACTGATGAGACACACTGTGTGTGTCCAATAAATGTAGTCACCGCCTCTCCCTGTAACAAAATTTCAATATCCAAAATTGCAATTAGATACTTCAACTGAGAGAAACACACAACAGTTTCTTCCTCTTGATCTGAAGAGGAGACAAAAGAGTGCATAATTAGGCCTGCggtttggtttattcggttagTTCAGATCGATCGAAATCTCACCAAAGTGAACCAAAAAGAAATTTGGTTCTGTTTTTGGGTTAGTTTGGTTTCACAAAATTTTACCCAAGTTTTTGGCTGTGCGGTTAGTTTTGGTTAATTTGGGTTATTTCATTTCGGATTTCTGTTAGTTCACTTCCGAATTTCGGTTAGGATTGGTACtgtttggaatttttttttcaaaccaaactaaccgactaccgaaaaccgaaccgaactgtTCGGGTCAGTTCCGCAGTTCTGCAGGCCTAATGCATATCATCCAGAATTTTATTGAGGGTACCTCTAATTGAGCCTCCTCGGCCTGATTAttcccttttcttttcttcccTGATACTGACAACTCTGACTCAGACTCATCAGTGTTCCATAAATTGATCGTGCAATCCCATGAACTTGAGCAAACCTAAATTACAATATACAGCAGGTGagtatgataaaaataaaaaagtacttTCACTatcaagaaaacacaagttaaGCGCAAGGGGGGAAAGAGCAAACCATGTTCCCGTGTTTCTCCGCTACAACACTTTGCACTGACGCCTTGTGCCCACGCAATATCTTGTAAGCCCTGACTCTTGTAGTAGAGTCACCAGATTCAGCTGTATCAACCTTTATTTATACAAAAAGAAGAGACGACTTCAGTTAACCGGAACATTTACATTTGGTTATATATTTATCATCCATGTTATACCTTAAACAATCTCAATGTCCGATCTTTAGAGGCGGTTGCTACAGTAACACTTTCTCCACCTGGATGGGACAAATAATAAGATAAACTATTAAATGCAAGGAAGTGATATTATATGAGCGATTAAGGTGAACTCAAAGTATAGATTTCTAATGCTGTGCTCATACCTTGGGAGTTAACAAAAGCAACAGAGGAGATTGCACCAGTGTGGCCTTCTAAAATGTGTGTACACGATCCAGGAGAGCTCCATATCCTTATCAGAAGAAAAGCTTAAAAATATAAGATTCTTGCAAATGTTGACAGCAATATGAAAAGACATAAGCAGATGCATACCTTCCTAAACCATCATAGCATCCAGTCAAAATGAACCTACAAAATGACAAGAACAGAGGTCAGGACATCCACTTACATAATGTTTACAGACAATAACAAATGATTAATATCCTTTAAATTCATAACAATTAATGGATGAccctaatttatttaattttaagcaaaaaaaaataagcagCAGGTGAATAATAATCCCAACAACAGCGATATGGCATTCTAAACTAAATTATTGATATAAAAGAGAGAGGAAAAAAATCGTAAAACATGTAGGAGGACCCTCCTACATCACATTAGTAATTGCAGTAGACACATAGCAAAAGAAGTTACCTGGGAGAAGAACCATCAACGGCACTGACCCAATCATCATGCAATGAAGGTTTCTCCTCCTTGCGTGGTGCAACAGCCCTTATGTACTCGATTTCAAGAGTTCGTTCCTGCAAGAACAACCCACGTTTAAATCAAGTACGAAAGATTATCAAACACCAACTCGCTGTGTTTAGTGGCTACGTGATTAGgaattaaaaatacattaccGCTGAGATTCCCTTGGCGAGAAGAAACTGTTCAAGCGACATTCGAATAAGCTCCCCATCGATCAAGAAGTCAAATGCCTCAGGTTTCTCTGTTCATACCACAAACCAAATTTGGATTTGATTAAACAAAGTTTAAAAGACAAGACCAACGAACCACAAGTAATCAACAAAGtgcatagagagagagagagaagtctACCGAGAGTGAGGAGAGAGTTGACGATGGAAGAGAGACCGAGACGAGTGACATTTGAAGGGATGACGACGGAGCTAACCGGAGCTTTGAACGGAGGGTAAAGCTTCGTCACGAACTTCACGTGAATTACTTTCGATgcatcttctccttctccatccATCTTCGCCTCTAAAATTCTACAGTAGCAgacaaggaagaagaagggAGACAAAACTAGTGTTTCTAATTCGACAAGGGTTTAAGCAAACTGACTAAAATTCCGAAACTAACCTCTGTTCGACGAGTATCGATTTTGGGCCTTGGATATTTAAAATGGGCCTTACTCAGGCTTCTGTATTTTCAATTTAGATCTTTAACGTGGGCCCACTCTTCTTATTTTGGTTGGTTTCATTTACATTGGATCTGGTTTAATATAACTAGACCAAAAGaatgttaagaaaaaaattaaaaag comes from Brassica rapa cultivar Chiifu-401-42 chromosome A02, CAAS_Brap_v3.01, whole genome shotgun sequence and encodes:
- the LOC103851241 gene encoding uncharacterized protein LOC103851241; amino-acid sequence: MGRLIDITGAVGTCYLGVARNARVIDAVAQSRWNIRGQRSRHFHALYESIQNIQVPQEDQGRDKVLWKHAEDTYKAQFSSVRTWDQIRVRKATVPWSKCVWFTQGVPRYSFIVWLAVKNILSTGDRMRTWGIQQGCVMCGEWDETRDHVFFACPYTYSVWDRLAGSLCGRRINPDWSLTLQFVTNNNLQLMDKILLKMVFQTCVYYMWKESNERRHQRGFRTVDQAIRIVDKAIRNRISSLRYGPVHRFAGLLQHWLEVFDRT
- the LOC103850989 gene encoding expansin-A23 produces the protein MARSFTVVIVLLTIVCHQLMSTSAATNAENGWVDAHATFYGGRKGEETMQGACGYGSLFEQSYGLATAALSTALFNNGTTCGACYEIICVNAPQSCIKGARPIRVTATNWCPPNYRDGSWCNPPRKHFDLSLPIFLKIAKYKAGIVPVKYRRVMCPKKSGVKFQLAGNPYFLMVTVFNVGRVGVVVEVKVKGSKTGWIQMTRNWGQVWDTNTVLTGQSLSFLVATSDGKRLKFNNVAPSNWQFDKTYDGKINF
- the LOC103850990 gene encoding ribosome biogenesis protein WDR12 homolog is translated as MDGEGEDASKVIHVKFVTKLYPPFKAPVSSVVIPSNVTRLGLSSIVNSLLTLEKPEAFDFLIDGELIRMSLEQFLLAKGISAERTLEIEYIRAVAPRKEEKPSLHDDWVSAVDGSSPRFILTGCYDGLGRIWSSPGSCTHILEGHTGAISSVAFVNSQGGESVTVATASKDRTLRLFKVDTAESGDSTTRVRAYKILRGHKASVQSVVAEKHGNMVCSSSWDCTINLWNTDESESELSVSGKKRKGNNQAEEAQLEGEAVTTFIGHTQCVSSVVWPEEDVIYSCSWDHSVRRWDVPTGKDTLNLYCGKALNTVDVGGEGSALVAGGGSDPVLRVWDPRKPGTSAPVFQFSSHSSWISACKWHESSWFHLLSASYDGKIMLWDLRTAWPLSVIDTHKDKVLCADWWKGDSVVSGGADSNLRISSGISIS